CGTGGCGCCCTCGTTTTTCACCCGATGGGAGACACCTGGCCTGGGAAGCCATGTGGAAAAATCGCATGGTGGCGGTGCTCGATGGAGACAGCGTGTTTTCCTACGATGCCGTGCTCTGGGGCCCGGAGTTTCCGCGCCCGAACACCGTGGCGTGGGTGGTCCGCCGCGGCCAGCGTGTGTATCGGGTGGAAACCGAGTACGGCCTTCCTGGGAAACCCGCGAACTTCTGGGAGCGGCTGCGCAGGGTCCTGAGCCATGGCGAGTAATGCACAGCGTGCAGCGGAAGGTTGGGCAGGCGGAATAGCAGCGGGGCATCGAGCGGCCTGTCTTGCCAGCCTTGCAGCGTAGCGGGCACGCGTTGGCGGTTGCATGGCTTCGCAATGCATGTGGCCCCCGTGCTCTATCTTTGCCGTCTTACCATGGGGTTGTTTGCGGGTTTCCCGCAACCCACCGAGCCCCTATGCAGGCTGAGATTGTCCGGGCATAATCGGGGCATGCGGGCACGACTTCCCTCCGTGCGGCGCTGGTTGCGGGGCTTTGGGCGCGTCGCCGATCCGCGCATCAGTTTGGCGTCATTGGCGGCGGTTGCGCTGGCTGCGGCGGTTGCTGCGAAGCACGGCCATTGGGCCCCTCAGTGGCTCGTGGCCGTAATCGCGGGAATTTTCGCTCTGGAGTGGGCGAAAAATGCCTCCGGAGAGATTTTCGACTTCCGTTCGGGCGTGGATGCTGCCGTGGCACCGAAGGACCGCAGCCCCTTCTCTGGCGGCAAGCGGGTACTTGTGGATGGAATGTTAACTGTGGGGGAGACTCGTTCGATCAGCCTCGTGGGATACGCTCTTTGTGCTCTCGTGGGAGGCGTCATTGCCGTCTTCCGGGAGCCGCTCGCGTTACCCTTGGGCCTCATCGGCGCCGCACTGGCTTACTATTACCACGCGCCACCCCTGCAGCTTGCCTATCGGGGTTTCGGTGAGTTGGCCGTGTTTGTGGCTTACGGCCCACTGCTGACCGTTGGTACTTACCGTGTGCTGGCGACCTCGTGGTCGGCGGAAGTCCTTTGGATTTCCTTAGTGTACGGGCTTCTGGTGGCCGCGTTCTTGTGGATCAACGAGTTTCCCGACTTCGAGGCGGATCGCTCGGCGGGTAAGCGCACCTGTGTCGTTCGGTTGGGAAAGAGGCGGGCTGCCGTTGTCTTCGCCTTTCTATGTGCAGGCGCGTGGCTTGGGTTTCTCGTGGCCCTCCTCTGGGCACTTCCTCGCCTCGTGGCGCTGGGTCTTGCGGGCGCGTTCTTTTCGCTCCGCGCCTCGCTCCAGCTCTTGCGGGCTGGGGAGGCGACACCCGCAATCATTCCGGCTCAAAAGGACACGCTCGTTGCCTTTGTCGTTTTCGCATTGGGCGTGAGCCTAGGTTGCCTAGGCAGCCGATGACCCGAGGAAGGGGGCCAACGGTGAGTGCGGGCGGCCACCGCAAGTCGTTGACAAACTTCGACCAACTCGGCGAAACACGGTTCATGAAACATGTCCTCGCCATCGTCGGGACGATCCTCGTACTCGTCGGAGGGGGCGGGTTTTATATGCTTCCGCGCCTGGTCGATCGGCGCCTCAATCGCGTACTGGAGGTACCGCCGTATCCGGTACGCGAGGAGGTGCGCTCCTGGTACCGCACGCTCTTCGTGGCGGACTTGCACGCGGACACGCTCCTCTGGCCGCGCGCCTTGCTGCACGAGGCCGACCATGGCCATGTGGATGTACCGCGCCTCGAACGTGGTGGCGTCGCCTTGCAGGTGTTCACTGCGGTGACCAAAGTCCCCGCGGGTTTGAACTACGAATCCAACGATGCGCGGTCGGACATGGTCCGCTGGCTCGTCATTAGCCAAGGCTGGCCGTGGTCCACGTGGAACAGCTTGTTCGAGCGCGCCGTGTATCAGGCGAATCGGCTCGAACAAGCGAGCGCAGCTTCGAGTGGGCGCCTCCGAGTGATTCGCAGTCGGCAGGACCTCGACGCCTTGCTTTCGGAACGGGAGCGCGGGCGATCGGTGGTCGGTGCCGTGTTAGGTGTGGAGGGCCTGCATTGCTTGGAGGGGCGCTTAGAAAACGTCGACCGTTTGTATGCGGCGGGGTTCCGCGTGCTCGGGCTGACGCATTTTTTCGACAACGAACTGGGAGGCTCCGCCCACGGGCAGCGCAAGGGCGGCTTGACGGGCTTTGGAGCCGACGTCGTGCGCCGTGCCGAAGAGCGCAAGATGATCGTGGATCTGGCGCACGCTTCGCCCAAGCTGTTCGACGATGTGATTGCAATGGTCCGGCGGCCACCGATTGTGTCGCACACCGGTGTGAAGGGCACATGCGACACGGTGCGCAACTTGTCGGACGACCAACTGCGCGCGGTGGCGGCCAAGGGAGGCATTGTCGGAATCGGCTACTGGGATGGTGCCGTGTGCCAGCCGACCATGGCGAACATCGCGCGCGCGATTGTGTACGCCGTACAGCTCATTGGCGCCGAACACGTGGCTTTGGGGTCGGATTTCGATGGTGGGACCACAACCCCCTTCGACACCACCGGGCTCGTACAAGTCGCACAGGCACTGTTGGATAGCGGGCTCACACGCGAAGAGGTTCGCGCAGTGTTCGGTGGCAACGTCCAACGCTTGCTGAGCGCCTTGTTGCCCTGAAGCCCCGAGGAGCGGAGAGGTTCCAACAGCGGATAGGAGGAAGGCATGGCGCGGGCCGTCGGAGCACAAGAAATGTTGCGAGCATTGCAGGACGCAGCGCCGCGTCCGCTCACGATCGCGGAAATTGCGCGTCGCTTGGGCGTGCTGGACTTCGATCGGCGGCAGATGAAAGCCACGCTCGAAGCGGCCGTGGCTGAACGAAAAGTGCGGCGCATCGGAAAAACGCGCTACCAATGGGTTCCCGCGGCCGAGGTCACACCTGCCACGCTGCGGCTTCGGGCTGCCACGCGCCGGCCCAAAGTGCCGCTGGGAGTGGAAGAGGAGCGGTTCGAAGGGCGATACCAAAGAGTGCGAGGAGGCTACGGCTTCGTGGAAGTGTTGGGGGCGGCCGCGCGCCGGTTTGCGCGAGACGTGCTGATCCCTGCCGGAGCCGAAAACGGTGCGATGCATGGCGATCGCGTGGAAATCGAGGTGGTGCGCCGCGATCCCCGCTTGCGGCGCGTGGTGGGGCGCGTCACACGCGTGATCGCTTCGGTTCACGAGACCATTCTCGGCACGCTGGAGCCTACGCGTCGCGGCTGGCAACTTGTTCCAGAGCTCGACTTGCTCCCCACCGTACAACTGGTGGGCCCGCGTCAGCCCCGACGCGATCAAGCTGGTTTAGTGGCGCGCGTTCGGCTGGTGCGGCCTCCGACTGCGGGTTACCCCGCTGCCGGGGAGCTCGAGGTTGTCCTGGGACCCGTGGAGCATCCCGATGTGCAATTCGCCATTATCACGGCCGAACACGGCCTCCGCACGGAATTTCCCGAGGCCGCACGAAACGAGGCCGAGCGCTTGCCCGAGGATCCCGAGCCCGGGGATTACCGCGACCGCCTCGACTTGCGCGCTTTGCCCTTCGTGACCATCGACGGGGAGACCGCACGCGACTTCGACGACGCCGTCTGCTTGCAAGTACAGTCGAATGGCGAGCGTGTCTTATGGGTCGCCATTGCCGATGTGTCCTACTACGTGCCCGAAGGCTCGGCGCTCGACCACGAGGCCTTGGCTCGCGGCACGAGCGTGTATTTCCCCGACCGCGCGATCCCGATGTTCCCGGAAAAGCTTTCGGACCAGTTGTGCTCCCTCGTGCCGGAGCGCGATCGCCTCGTTCTCGTAGCCGAGCTGCACTACGACCGGCACGGACACCGCAAACACAGCGAATTGTACCCGGCCGTAATCCGCAGCCGTGCCCGCCTCACGTACACAAAAGTGGCGGCGGTGATTTCCGATGCCGTGTCCGCCGAGATCGATGCGTGGCGCGCATCGTTGGGCCCGATCCTCGATGACTTGCGGCAGATGCACGTGCTCATGCAGCAGTTGAACCGCGCGCGCTTGGCGGCCGGCTCGCTCGATCTCGACTTGCCCGAGGCGTTGATCGACCTTTCCGAAGAGGGCCGCAGCGTGGGGGTCCGACTGCTGGCCCGCAATGACGCACACCGCATCATCGAAGAGTTCATGTTAGAGGCCAACCGCGCGGTGGCCTTGTTCTTGCGCGAGCAACGCGTGCCGTTCCCGTACCGCGTGCATGAACAGCCCGACCCGAACGATATCGAGGAGCTCAACCGCTTTCTGGCTCGCTTTGGTTTTGGCGTGCAGTACGAAGGTCAGGTTCGTCCGCAAGACGTGGCGCGCGTGCTCCAGCAAATCGAAGGGCACCCCCTGGCGCGGGTGTTGAGCCGGCAGGTTCTACGCGCCCTGCGGCAAGCGCAGTACAGCACGGTCAATATCGGGCACTTTGGATTGGCCTTTCCGGTGTACTGCCATTTCACCTCGCCGATCCGGCGCTATCCCGACCTGCTGGTGCACCGCCAGCTTCGGCGCGTACTCGCCGGACAAGTGGAGGAGGCACGCGCATTGGCGGAGCGGCTGGAAGAGCTCTCGGTTCACTGCTCGCAGTGCGAGCGTCAGGCCGTGGAGGCCGAACGCGCCATGCTGGACCTCAAGAAATGCGAGTTCATGTTCGATCATTTGCTCGAACCCGAGCCGGGCACCATCGTGAGCGTGACGAATTTCGGTTGCTTCGTGGAACTCGATGCCTACCCGATCGAAGGTTTACTCAAGCCCGAAAGCTTTCCGGGAGACCGTTATTACTACCACGAAGAAGATCAGGCATGGATTGGTGCCCGGCGGCGGCAGCGATTTACGATTGGCGACCGCGTGCGTGTGGAGTGCACGAATGTTTCGCTGCGTCGCCGGGAAATCGATTTCGCTTTGCTCGAGCGCCTGCCGCCTGCGGGATCGAAGGCAGCCGAGACCGTGGCGGAAGAGCCCACCGGCCGGCGCCGGCTGCGAAAGGGTAAGAAATAAGGTTGTCGCCGTTCGGAATGTTGCACCCCGGGCAGCCTTCTCGCCCCAGCATTGGAAGCAAGGGCCTCGGTGCGCAGGCGCTGCGGCGATAGACAGCACGAGACGGGGTGCTTTGTCGCTGCCTTTTGGCGCGCCGGCTGAAGCGGGTAGGGGGTGGTCGCTGGTGGCAATGCTTTGTTGACTGTGGATTGGCAGCCGATAGC
This sequence is a window from Candidatus Binatia bacterium. Protein-coding genes within it:
- a CDS encoding dipeptidase, yielding MTRGRGPTVSAGGHRKSLTNFDQLGETRFMKHVLAIVGTILVLVGGGGFYMLPRLVDRRLNRVLEVPPYPVREEVRSWYRTLFVADLHADTLLWPRALLHEADHGHVDVPRLERGGVALQVFTAVTKVPAGLNYESNDARSDMVRWLVISQGWPWSTWNSLFERAVYQANRLEQASAASSGRLRVIRSRQDLDALLSERERGRSVVGAVLGVEGLHCLEGRLENVDRLYAAGFRVLGLTHFFDNELGGSAHGQRKGGLTGFGADVVRRAEERKMIVDLAHASPKLFDDVIAMVRRPPIVSHTGVKGTCDTVRNLSDDQLRAVAAKGGIVGIGYWDGAVCQPTMANIARAIVYAVQLIGAEHVALGSDFDGGTTTPFDTTGLVQVAQALLDSGLTREEVRAVFGGNVQRLLSALLP
- the rnr gene encoding ribonuclease R translates to MARAVGAQEMLRALQDAAPRPLTIAEIARRLGVLDFDRRQMKATLEAAVAERKVRRIGKTRYQWVPAAEVTPATLRLRAATRRPKVPLGVEEERFEGRYQRVRGGYGFVEVLGAAARRFARDVLIPAGAENGAMHGDRVEIEVVRRDPRLRRVVGRVTRVIASVHETILGTLEPTRRGWQLVPELDLLPTVQLVGPRQPRRDQAGLVARVRLVRPPTAGYPAAGELEVVLGPVEHPDVQFAIITAEHGLRTEFPEAARNEAERLPEDPEPGDYRDRLDLRALPFVTIDGETARDFDDAVCLQVQSNGERVLWVAIADVSYYVPEGSALDHEALARGTSVYFPDRAIPMFPEKLSDQLCSLVPERDRLVLVAELHYDRHGHRKHSELYPAVIRSRARLTYTKVAAVISDAVSAEIDAWRASLGPILDDLRQMHVLMQQLNRARLAAGSLDLDLPEALIDLSEEGRSVGVRLLARNDAHRIIEEFMLEANRAVALFLREQRVPFPYRVHEQPDPNDIEELNRFLARFGFGVQYEGQVRPQDVARVLQQIEGHPLARVLSRQVLRALRQAQYSTVNIGHFGLAFPVYCHFTSPIRRYPDLLVHRQLRRVLAGQVEEARALAERLEELSVHCSQCERQAVEAERAMLDLKKCEFMFDHLLEPEPGTIVSVTNFGCFVELDAYPIEGLLKPESFPGDRYYYHEEDQAWIGARRRQRFTIGDRVRVECTNVSLRRREIDFALLERLPPAGSKAAETVAEEPTGRRRLRKGKK